The Stigmatella aurantiaca DW4/3-1 genome contains the following window.
CCCGCTGGAGGCGAATGGGCGGCGGGTCCCGCGGAGGACGGCCGCCTGCCTCGGCCACATACCGTGTCTCCAACGCGTCCCAGGACGCAGCCGCCTCGGCGCGCAGTGCGTCCTCGGGCGTCACGTCTCCCTGGGTGAGGAACCGCGGGGTGGCCGCCAGCAAGGCAACCGTCACAGCGGCCCACCCCATCGCGCTACCAGTCGCCTCGCGGCTTCTCCGAGGGCTTCACCGCCAGCACATCCGCCTTCGTGCGTCCGCGAATGCTCGTGACGTACATGTCCTCGATGGTGGCGGGCGGCGCGGTGAAGGAGCCCGCGAACTGGGCCCTCATCACGTAACCCACCGAGCGCGGGTTGTCGCTCCACCACGCCGGCTCCTCGAAGAAGAACGTCGCCCGCTCCGGGGTCAGCACCCGCCGCTTGAGCGCCTCGGGGGCCAGGTTCAGCGCGTGGGGCGCGCCCCGGAATTCCTTGTCCTCGATGAGCGGGACGAAGCCGGCCGGCACCGCGTCCTCCACCACGTAGTACGCCGAGCGGGACTTGTTGTCCCCGCGCGCATCGATGAGCAGCTCGACGAAGACTTCCTCGCCCTGCGCCACCTGCTCCCCCGCGGCCAGGGGCACCTTGCCGTCGGCGCGAAGCACCCAGTACCGGCGCTCGATGCTCATCCCCGCCTGCACAGGCTGCACGTCCGGCAGCGGCGTCTGCGCCGTGGCCCGCAGCGTGGCCACCCCCTCGAAGGCCCCCACGTTGACCGAGCGCGTGCCCGGCTCCAGCGTGGCCACCAGCCCCATGCCCCTGGGCACGAAGCTCACCACCTTCTGCGTCCCCTTCACCTCCGGAGGCGCCAGCTTCTTGAAGCTCTTCGCATCCCGCTCGATGAGCCACAGGGAGTGCAGCAGCGCCGTGCTCCGGTCAAAGGTGGACAGGTCCGGCTGGCTGAGCTGCTCCAGCAACCGCCGGCGCGCCTTGTCCACGTCCAGCGCGCCGAAGGAGGCCGCGTGGGCCACCACCGCCGTGAGGCCCACCCGCCGCAAGGGGTAGCGGAAGAACGCCTCATGCTCGGCCCCGGCCGCCGGGTTCATGCTCGCCAGCTGCACGTACCCCTCGTTGCTCGCCGTCACCAAGGTGTCGATGCGGGCCTTCAGCGCAGGCTCCTTCATCACCTCCGCCTTCTCCGCCGCCAGCACCGCGAGCGCCAACGGGTACAGGTCTCCCGCCGTCGCCCGCTCCACCAGGGCCCGCACCCGCGCCGCCTGGCGGGGCCCGTACATCCGCGCCAGCACGTAGGCCCGCGTCGCGTCGTACTCGAAGGGCAGATCCTCCTGCGCTTCCAGCCAGCGCGCCGCCTCCGTCAGCCGCGCGTCATTGCCATCCACCAGCCCCGCCTCCACCGCGTAGGCCAGCCCATCCAAGGCAATGAGCGTCATGGGCAAGCTCGGCTCGCTGTAGCCCGCGAACCAGGTGAACCCACCGCCCTTCACCGCCAGCGCGAGGATGCGCGCGGTACCCTGCACGGAGCGGCTGCGCGCCTCGGCCAGCAGCGCCTGGCTGTCCGTGTCCAGCCTCGTCAGCATGTCCACCTTCTTGAGCGTCTGGAACAGCGCCACGTTGGGCACCGTGGTGGAGACGAGCTGCTCCAGGCAGCCATACGGGTAGGTGAGCAGCTCGCGCACGTTGCTGAGCGCCGCGTCCACCACCGAGGGCTGGAGCACCAACTCCACGTTGGCCAGCGTGGCCGAGCCCGCCGCGGGCAGCGCCAGCTCACCACCCGACCAGGCGGACACCTTCACCGGCTCCTCCAGCACCGCGGGCCGCACTGCCAGGGCGCGCCGGTCTCGCAGCGGCTCCTTGCCCCCCGTCACGTCCACCGCCAGCTCGGCCGAGCCCGCGCTGTTGGCCTTGAGCGGCAGGGCAATCACCTGCTCGCCGCCCTGGGGCAGCTCCACCTGCTGCTCCTGCGTCTTGGCCTGGAGCACGCCCGCGGACGCCAGCCGCACGTTCAGCGACTGGCTGCCCTTGGCGTCTTGTCCCGAGGACAGGCGCACCGAGGCGAGCGCCTCGTCCCCCGCGCGGAGGAACTGCGGCAGCGCCGCGTACAGGTTGAGGCCGCCCCGCGTGGCGAACTCCGCGGTGCCCTCGCCGAAGCGGCCCGAGGTGTCCGCCGCCACCGCCGTCACCACCCACAGCGTCTGGTTCGAGGGCAGCCGGAAGCGCACCGTGGCGCGCCCCTCCCGGTCCGTCACCACGTTCGGCTGCCAGAACGCCGTGTCGCGATCCTGGTCCTTCGGCTTGCGGCTCGGCGGCTTGATGGAGGCGAACGCGTGGTCCGGCAACCCCGCCATCTTCCGCGCCAGCGCCTCGCCATAGCCGTAGCCCTGAAACTCGGCGGAATAGAAGTTGGAGACGTTGTTGCGCGCCGGTGGGTAGAAGAAGTCCAGCACCTTCGGGCGGAACTCGCTCTGGATGGCGTACACCGCCTTGTCCACCACGCCCACCGAGAGCTGCGTGGCCAATCCGTTGCCCTCATGGTCGGTGACCCGCACGTCGATGACCTGCTCCGTCAGCGGGGCGGCCTCGGCGCGCCGGGGCTCCAGCTTCACCGTGAGCGTCCGCTCGGCCGGGACGATGCGGTAGGCCACCGTGCGCTCCTCCCAGCGGCCCGTGGCCGTGGGGTACGCCACCGAGACGTACACCGCGCTGCCATAGCGCTTCTCCACCGAAAAGGCGTGCTGCAGCGTGAGCCCCTTCTGGGTCAGCAGCTGCGTGCCGTACAGGCCCGCCCCCGTGAAGGTGAGCCACACCGGCCCCTCGTTGCGTCCGCCTGGGCCCCACCCGTCTGGAAAGAGGCCCACGAGCTGCGCCGAGTCTCCCGGCGACAGGGCCCCCGAGAGCGAGGCCAGCGTCAGGTTGGCCACCCGGGTCACCGGCTCGTCGCTGCCGCCAATGACGAGCAGGGACTCCTCGCCCGACCAGGACTTGCCGCGCTTGTCCTGCACCGTCACCCGCGCCAGCACCGTCCCCACCTCCGCCGTGGGGACCTTCTGCCGGTGGACACCATCCGCCCCCGTGGTGAAGGGGTGCTTGCCCAGGCTCTTCTCCGAGCCGTCCGCCTTGCGCAACACGAACTCCACCTCGCCGGACGTGGCCCCATAGGGCTTGCCCGACAGCGTGGTGGCCCGGATCGACAGCACCGCCTCGGCCCCCTTCTTCTCCAGCTTGGAGGAGAAGCTCGCCACGCCCAGCACCTCCACCTCCGAGAGGAAGAAGGGCACCGTGGCGTTGGCGAACGTCGCCTGGTCATCCCGCGCCCGCACCGTGAGCGAGTACTTGTAGGGCAGCCGCTCCTCGCCCGCCGCCAGCGGGGGCACCTCGATTTCAATCTGGGCCTCGCCCGCCGCGCTGAACTCGGCGGCGCTTGCCCACGGGTCTTCGCCCACCTCGCGCGCGGCCACCGAGGAGAACAGGCGCTCGGGCACGCTGAGCTTGCCCTCGGTGCTGGAGGCGGTGCCATACGTCACCGCGCTGCCCGCCCCGCCCTTGCCCGCGTCATCCACCCACGCGGGCGCGTCCACCAGCGTGCGGTAGAGGAACACCTCGTAGCGCGCCCCCGCGGGCACGCCACCCGCGTAGCGCCGCGCCTTCACCGTGGCCTTCAGCGCCGCGCCCGGGACGATGTTCTCCTGCTCCGGCGTCACCTCCAGATAGAAGGTGGGCTTCACGTAGTCCTGCACGCGCGCCTCGCCCTGGTGCGCATGGTCCTCCACCGAGGCCGTCACCCGCAGCACGCCCGTGCCCAGGTCGCCCGGTACCTGCATCTGCCCGTAGAAGCTGCCGAACTCATCCACCGCCGTGCGCGTGGCCACCTCGCGGCCCTCGGCGGAGACCAGCTTCACCGCCACCTCTTTCTTCCGGGGGGTGAGCAACCGCGCCAGGAAGGTGTCTGGCTGTCGGACCAGTCCGCGGAACTTCACCGTGTCGCCCGGCTTGTAGATGGGCCGGTCGCTGTAGATGAAGACATCCGGCGCCACCGCGAGCGCGGAGTAGAAGTCCGTGTCCACCAGCGCCGTGTCCCCGTCCACCGTGGCGGTGGCCAGCAGGCGCGGCTCGCTCACCGCGAGCGTCACCTCGCCCCGCTCATCCGTCTTGCCCGAGACGCCCTGGCCGGAGGGCAGGTACACCTGCACCTGCGCCCCCGGGCGCGGCTTCTGGTCCCGGCCCGCCACGCGCACCAGCACCTGCCCATCGGTCTGCTTGAGCTGCACGGTCAGGTCCGAGACGACGAGCACCACCTGGCCCTCCACCCGCCCCTGGACGAGCTGGAGGAGGTAGGTGCCCGCGGGCAGCGGCGCGAGCATGACCCGGCGCTCCTGGAAACCGCCGCCCGACCACGAGGAGAACCCGGGGACGCTGAAGTCCGCGCCCGTGCCCCCCAGGTCCAGGTTGAGCCACTGGCTGCGCGCCACGGTGAAGCCCGCGGGCACGCCCACGAGCTTGTCCGGGCCCTCCACCATCTGGTTGAGCGACGGCGCGGTGTCCTCGGCGCCCCGCTGGGGGAGCGCTGGGGAGACGGTGTCCCGGAACTCCGGGCTGAAGGAATAGAGCAAATAGGTGCTGGGCAGGCGCACGGCATTGAGGCCGCGGCTGAGCGCTCGCCCGGGGTTCTTCAACACGGGCGGGACCTGGTACGCGCGGCGCAAGTCGCCCTGCGCGCGGATGAAGGCGTCCAAGGTGTCCGGCTTGAGCACCCGCAGCTCCACCGGCCCCTTGCTGGAGAACGCCACGTCCACCGCCACCGTCTCCTGGGTGCCATAGGCCCGCGGCACGGTGATGTAGAGCGGCTTGGCCGCCGCCACGCCCGCCACCGCCAACGCCGCCAGCACCGTCCAACGCATGGAGTTCCTCATGAACCGAACCCTCCGGGAACCAATGAATCGCCCTTCACCGTGCCACGCAATCCCACGAACGGCAGCGTCTCGAGGTCGCGCCGGGCGGCTTCGATCTCCGGCGGCGCCGACTTCGGCACCGGCGCCTTGCGCCCCAGCCGCTGCTCCGACCAGTACCCATCCATCGCGAGCTGCCCCAGCAGCGGCCCGGTGTTCACCCCGAGCGTCATCGAGCCGGGCGCGCGCAGGCCCGCAACCACGGGGCCCGCGGCGTTGAGCAGGTTGGGGCTCTGGCCCTCACAGGCGTTCTGCAGGCGCTGGAGCACCTCCAACGAGGAGGACAGCACCCGGTGGCTGCACAGCGTGGAGTGGAACAACTTGTTGCCCCCATTGAAGATGCGCTCCAGCGCGGGCGCATCCTCGGTGCGCCCCCACAACAGGGCGAACTCGTGGTTCAGCGCCGCGTCTCCCCGGGGCGTCCACACCAGCGCCACCTGGCGCGTGAGCACCGCGCCCGCATCCTCCCCCTTCCAGTACGCCTGCACCTTCGAGGCCTCCAGTGTCTCGGGCAGCTTGAGCTGGAGCGCCAGCAGCACGGGGGTCTCCGCGGGGATGAGCTTCAGCAGCTCATCGGACAGCGGCGCCGTGTCCAGACGGACCTCGTCCGCGAGCGGTCCGGAGATGCCCCGGGCCACCAGCCGGGAGCCCTCGGCGGCGAAGTGCAGCCGCGTCTCCTGCTTCAGCCCCAGGGCGTGCGAGAGCAGCGCGAGTTCGCGTCCCAGGTGCTCGTGGTGGAAGCCCACCTCCAGGTCCACGCCCTTGGACGCCTCCAGCTCGGGCACCTCCGCGCACAGGCCGCGCAGCACCATCGCGGGCTGGCGCGCCAGGACCAGCCGGTCCCCGGACCGGCCGGCATACAGGGACTGCTCGGCCACGAGCCAGCGAGAGATCTGGAAGCCCCCCTCGGGGACCTTGATGGCCGAACTGGCACCAGCCGGGCACGCGCCCGCGGTGAAGCCTCCCCGGTGGGCCACCTGCTCCATGGCCTCGAAGGCCCCCACGGCGCCCGCGGGGGCGCCGGGGACGATGAAGGCGGGGGCGGTGGAATCCTCGGGGCCCACGAACCACTGCACCCGGAAGGGCACGTCCAGGAGCTTGCCCGCCACCAGGTCAAACACTTCCTCCCGGAAGGAGGCCTTCAAATCCGCTCCCGTGGTGCCAAAGAAGGCGGCCCAGGAGCTGGCGAAGCCCTGGCCGAGCGGCTTCTTCATCTGCTCCTGGAGCCAGGTGTTGGCCAGGAGCACCTGGCGCACCCGGGCGGGCGCGTACACGTCCACCCAGACGGCGGGCGCGCCCTGCTCCGACACGTCCTCCAAGGGCGTGGGGGCGGGCG
Protein-coding sequences here:
- a CDS encoding MG2 domain-containing protein is translated as MRWTVLAALAVAGVAAAKPLYITVPRAYGTQETVAVDVAFSSKGPVELRVLKPDTLDAFIRAQGDLRRAYQVPPVLKNPGRALSRGLNAVRLPSTYLLYSFSPEFRDTVSPALPQRGAEDTAPSLNQMVEGPDKLVGVPAGFTVARSQWLNLDLGGTGADFSVPGFSSWSGGGFQERRVMLAPLPAGTYLLQLVQGRVEGQVVLVVSDLTVQLKQTDGQVLVRVAGRDQKPRPGAQVQVYLPSGQGVSGKTDERGEVTLAVSEPRLLATATVDGDTALVDTDFYSALAVAPDVFIYSDRPIYKPGDTVKFRGLVRQPDTFLARLLTPRKKEVAVKLVSAEGREVATRTAVDEFGSFYGQMQVPGDLGTGVLRVTASVEDHAHQGEARVQDYVKPTFYLEVTPEQENIVPGAALKATVKARRYAGGVPAGARYEVFLYRTLVDAPAWVDDAGKGGAGSAVTYGTASSTEGKLSVPERLFSSVAAREVGEDPWASAAEFSAAGEAQIEIEVPPLAAGEERLPYKYSLTVRARDDQATFANATVPFFLSEVEVLGVASFSSKLEKKGAEAVLSIRATTLSGKPYGATSGEVEFVLRKADGSEKSLGKHPFTTGADGVHRQKVPTAEVGTVLARVTVQDKRGKSWSGEESLLVIGGSDEPVTRVANLTLASLSGALSPGDSAQLVGLFPDGWGPGGRNEGPVWLTFTGAGLYGTQLLTQKGLTLQHAFSVEKRYGSAVYVSVAYPTATGRWEERTVAYRIVPAERTLTVKLEPRRAEAAPLTEQVIDVRVTDHEGNGLATQLSVGVVDKAVYAIQSEFRPKVLDFFYPPARNNVSNFYSAEFQGYGYGEALARKMAGLPDHAFASIKPPSRKPKDQDRDTAFWQPNVVTDREGRATVRFRLPSNQTLWVVTAVAADTSGRFGEGTAEFATRGGLNLYAALPQFLRAGDEALASVRLSSGQDAKGSQSLNVRLASAGVLQAKTQEQQVELPQGGEQVIALPLKANSAGSAELAVDVTGGKEPLRDRRALAVRPAVLEEPVKVSAWSGGELALPAAGSATLANVELVLQPSVVDAALSNVRELLTYPYGCLEQLVSTTVPNVALFQTLKKVDMLTRLDTDSQALLAEARSRSVQGTARILALAVKGGGFTWFAGYSEPSLPMTLIALDGLAYAVEAGLVDGNDARLTEAARWLEAQEDLPFEYDATRAYVLARMYGPRQAARVRALVERATAGDLYPLALAVLAAEKAEVMKEPALKARIDTLVTASNEGYVQLASMNPAAGAEHEAFFRYPLRRVGLTAVVAHAASFGALDVDKARRRLLEQLSQPDLSTFDRSTALLHSLWLIERDAKSFKKLAPPEVKGTQKVVSFVPRGMGLVATLEPGTRSVNVGAFEGVATLRATAQTPLPDVQPVQAGMSIERRYWVLRADGKVPLAAGEQVAQGEEVFVELLIDARGDNKSRSAYYVVEDAVPAGFVPLIEDKEFRGAPHALNLAPEALKRRVLTPERATFFFEEPAWWSDNPRSVGYVMRAQFAGSFTAPPATIEDMYVTSIRGRTKADVLAVKPSEKPRGDW